In Mustela erminea isolate mMusErm1 chromosome 8, mMusErm1.Pri, whole genome shotgun sequence, a genomic segment contains:
- the CAVIN2 gene encoding caveolae-associated protein 2: MGEDLAQAEKLPHLGSGTWQEKPASPSLAPSSTPSPSLNLGSTEEAVRDSAQVNAVTVLTLLDKLVHMLDAVQENQHHMEQRQISLEGSVKGIQNDLTKLSKYQASTGNTVSKLLEKSRKVSAHTRAVKERMDQQSAQVRRLEANHAQLLRRNHFKVLIFQEENEIPASVFVKEPASSPAEEQGELADENKSLEETLHTVDLSSDDEFPQEEEALEDSAEEKVEESRAEKIKRSSLRKVDSLKKAFSRQNIERKMNQLGTKIVSAERREKIKKSLTPSHQKASSGKGSPFKVSPLTFGRRKVREGDSPAETETRSEDLPSSDPVPDEQEEGLSSRAPLEGKSSEGRAGRAASRASSVDLTVPEDEEEPSVAVGQAQKVRYEGGDLLASEDAEDPVPPAVLHVDATS, from the exons CACCTGGGCTCTGGCACGTGGCAGGAGAAGCCAGCCAGCCCAAGCCTAGCGCCCTCCTCCACGCCGAGCCCGAGCCTGAACCTGGGGAGCACGGAGGAGGCGGTCCGGGACAGCGCGCAGGTGAACGCCGTCACGGTGCTCACGCTGCTGGACAAGCTGGTGCACATGCTGGACGCGGTGCAGGAGAACCAGCACCACATGGAGCAGCGGCAGATCAGCCTGGAGGGCTCCGTGAAGGGCATCCAGAACGACCTCACCAAGCTCTCCAAGTACCAGGCCTCCACCGGCAACACGGTGAGCAAGCTGCTGGAGAAGTCGCGCAAGGTCAGCGCGCACACCCGCGCCGTCAAGGAGCGCATGGACCAGCAGAGCGCGCAGGTCAGGCGGCTGGAGGCCAACCACGCGCAGCTGCTCCGGCGCAACCACTTCAAGGTGCTCATCTTCCAG gaagaaaatgagatcCCTGCCAGTGTGTTTGTGAAGGAGCCGGCCTCCAGCCCCGCCGAAGAGCAGGGGGAGCTCGCTGATGAGAACAAGTCCCTGGAGGAAACCTTGCACACGGTGGACCTCTCATCGGATGACGAGTTTccccaggaggaggaggccctGGAAGACAGCGCGGAGGAAAAGGTCGAAGAAAGTAGGGCAGAGAAGATAAAACGGTCTAGCCTCCGGAAAGTCGACAGCCTCAAGAAAGCATTTTCTCGCCAGAACATCGAGAGAAAAATGAACCAGCTGGGCACAAAGATCGTATccgcagagaggagggagaagattAAGAAATCCCTCACCCCCAGTCACCAGAAGGCATCCTCGGGGAAGGGCTCCCCCTTCAAGGTCTCTCCGCTCACCTTCGGGCGCAGGAAAGTCCGGGAGGGAGACAGCCCTGCGGAGACGGAGACCAGGTCTGAAGACCTGCCCAGCAGCGACCCGGTACCCGACGAGCAGGAAGAGGGTCTTTCCTCCCGCGCCCCGCTGGAGGGAAAGAGCAGCGAGGGGCGCGCAGGAAGGGCGGCCTCCCGGGCGAGCAGCGTCGACCTGACCGTTCCGGAGGACGAAGAGGAGCCCTCGGTGGCCGTGGGACAGGCCCAGAAGGTGCGCTACGAGGGGGGCGACCTGCTAGCCTCGGAGGACGCGGAGGACCCGGTGCCGCCCGCGGTGCTCCACGTGGACGCGACCTCCTGA